AATGGCGGTTCGACCTGGCTGGTTTCTGTCCCGATCGGAGGTACTGCCAAGCAGAACAATGTCCGATCGATCGCTTTTAGCGCGGGCCAGCACATCGGTTTTGCCTGCGTGCGCGGTGAAGGCACGAATAAAGATAGTGCCGGACTCTTCGTCTCGCTCTCGAAAGGCCGTACATGGGCGAATATCGATATGATTGATCCAAACACCGGCCAGCCGGACCCCTACCGCATTCCGTACTCTGTGACCTTCAAACCGGGCACGGATACCGCGATTATCACCACGAATCAAGGGGTATTCCTCGTGGCACAATCCGGTACTTCGACCTATAGCTGGAGTTATTATTCCGCCCCATCCTCATGGGATCCAACGTTCAGCATGGTTAGCGCATCCGGAAATCAGGGCTCCTATACGATTAGCGCCGTGAGCGAAGGATCAGGTATCGTCGATTTCTCGACCGAAGCTCTGGCCGGCGTTCAATCCCAATCGAATGCTTCGCAACTGCAAATGCTGGCCGCGCCGAATCCTACTTCGGGTGACGCGCAGATCTATTTTTCACTGCCAAGCGAGGACCATGTGACGATCAGGCTCGTGGATGTGCTTGGCCGCACCATCAGCGAAGTATTCTCCGGGATTCTTGGCGCGGGCGACCATGCCATTCCTGTGGCTGTCGGAGCTGTCACACCGGGCGTCTACCACTGCCTGCTCGAAACGGCTTCGGGCATTTCGAGCCAAACAAGCCTGGTGCTTATGAAATAAGGATAAGGCATTCTTGGGGACAAAGGCTGAGGGATGAAGGCTGAGGGAAAGCGGGGATGGCACCAGCGCGCGAGAAGACCTGCGCCACCGGACGGTGCGCTATGCTCTCGGTGTAATGGACTTTTCCGAGTCAATTCCCAACAATCCTCGCGGTTGGGTTATTTCGAAGCAGATACTGCGCTCTGGCACTTCCGTTGGGGCGCAGTACCGAGAAGCTCGCCGGGCAAAATCGAACGCGGACTTCATTAGCAAGTTAGAGGGTTCTCTGCAAGAACTTGATGAGACCCTCTATTGGCTTGAGCTAATCGAGGAGTCGAAACTTGTTGCCCACCAGCACATTGATACCCTGAAGAATGAAACGGGTCAACTCATCGCGATCTTTACGACCATCGTCAAGAAAGTGAAGAAGTACTAAGGCATTCGTTTTTCCTTCAGCCCTCATCCTTCATCCTTCATCCTTACCCCCTTGCTTGCAACTGTAGCTATTCTTGGTCGGCCGAACGTCGGCAAATCGACGCTCTTTAACCGGCTCGTCGGCGAGCGCCGCGCGATCACGGAAGCGGTCAGCGGCGTCACGCGCGATCGCCACTATGCGCAGGCGGAGTGGTCGGGTTACACATACGATCTCGTCGATACTGGCGGCGTCGTACCCGATTCCGAGGACATTTTCGAGCGCGCCATCCGCGAGCAGGCTGAACTTGCTATCGAGGAGGCGGACGTCCTGATCTTTGTCGTCGATGTCACGAGCGGTGTCCATCCACTCGATCAGGAAGTTGCCGAAATCCTTCGAAAAAGCGGTAAGCCTGTCCTTCTCGCGGTCAACAAGACCGATAACCTTAAACGAGAGCAGCAGGAAGTCGCCGAATTCTATTCGTTAGGGCTTGGCGAGCCAATTCCCGTCAGTGCCATTAGTGGCCGCGGTGTCGGCGATTTTCTCGATCTCGTCATTGCCAGATTTCCGGCCAAAGCGCCAGAGCCAGAAGGCGAGCAGCCGATCAAGATCGCAATTCTTGGCAAGCCCAACGTCGGCAAATCGAGCTATATGAACTCGCTGCTCGGATTCGACCGTGCGATCGTAACGCCGATCGCGGGCACGACGCGCGACACGCTCCACACAAATTACACCTACTACGGCTCGCCGATCACGCTGATCGACACTGCCGGGCTCCGCCGCCGCAAATACATATCGAGCACGGTCGAAATGTACTCCACGATCCGCACGATGAAAGCGATCGAAGAGTGCGACGTCGCGCTCGTCCTGCTCGATGCAATGCAGGGGCTCGAAAGTCAAGACGCGAAAATCGTCAATGAGGTCATCGATGCACGCAAGGGCGCAGTCCTGGTCGTCAATAAATGGGACTTACTGGAAAAGGACACGATGACGTCCGCGCGATTCGAAAAGTCGATCAAAGAAACATTTCGGACGTTCGATTATCTGCCCGTCGTCTTTATCAGTGCACTGACCAAACAGCGCCACACAAAGCCCATTGAACTCGCAATAAAAGTTGCTGCCGAACGCAAGAAGCGCATCGATACCAACGAGTTGAACACCGTGTTGATCGAAGCCCTCGAGCGGACGCCACCACCGAACGTTCGCGGTCACGATCTCCGCATCAACTACATCACGCAAGTCAAGATCGAGCCGCCGGTCTTCGCATTCTTCTCCAATTTCCCTGAGGAGATTCCGGAGCATTATAAGCGATTCTTAGAGCGCACCCTCCGCGATAAGTACGGCTACGAAGGGACGCCGATCTCATTTATTTTTCGAAAGAAGTAATGAAGACTACGGTCTTGGTAATACTCGCATCGCTGATGGCTCTAGTGGGAGTCATCTGGATTGGCCAAGGGATTGGATGGATCGGTGGGAGCTTTATGACCAACCAGACTCGCTGGGCCGTGATCGGCACGATCATGATTCTCGTCGCGGCAGGTATGCTGTGGTTCGCCCTTTCTCGCAAAGCGTAACGATCCCATCATTACGATAGTCGAAAGCTGAACAACCCCTGAGATCTTCTTACTTCGCATGAAGATCATATTCATACGCATACTCATCGACCGAGCTCGGCTTGTCTTTCCCGTCGATGGTGGCGACTATCTCCTTTTCGAGTCCATTCGCGCTGTATGTCGTGATGTTCTTCAGGCGACCGATATCTTCGTACACACTGATTCGACCGTAGTTATCATATCGATAGCGATAGTGCGGTTTGCCGTCTTTTCCGAAGTCTTCATCAACATGATGCTGAGGATCGGAAATGCTCGCTGGGAGGGTCGGCCCCTGAACGCCGTCCTTCCAAACTGATTCGGAATCAGTCCGGATACGGCCGGCGCCATCAAACGCGGATACTAACACTTTTTTGGTCCGGGGACTGGAGTCGCAACAATTTCCGGAATCGCCAATGACATGATACTTGATTGCCACAGTACAGGAGGGACGGCCGTGATTATCGAAACTACACACAGTACTGGCCGCGCGATGACCGTTGACCCGACTTTCCCAACTCATCTGATGTCCGGATGGGTCGAACCGGTACAGCGCAGTCCGAATGCCGGATGGCTCCTTGTGACTGGAATCGAGTGTGCCGGCAATTGCCGTCC
The nucleotide sequence above comes from Bacteroidota bacterium. Encoded proteins:
- the der gene encoding ribosome biogenesis GTPase Der, translating into MLATVAILGRPNVGKSTLFNRLVGERRAITEAVSGVTRDRHYAQAEWSGYTYDLVDTGGVVPDSEDIFERAIREQAELAIEEADVLIFVVDVTSGVHPLDQEVAEILRKSGKPVLLAVNKTDNLKREQQEVAEFYSLGLGEPIPVSAISGRGVGDFLDLVIARFPAKAPEPEGEQPIKIAILGKPNVGKSSYMNSLLGFDRAIVTPIAGTTRDTLHTNYTYYGSPITLIDTAGLRRRKYISSTVEMYSTIRTMKAIEECDVALVLLDAMQGLESQDAKIVNEVIDARKGAVLVVNKWDLLEKDTMTSARFEKSIKETFRTFDYLPVVFISALTKQRHTKPIELAIKVAAERKKRIDTNELNTVLIEALERTPPPNVRGHDLRINYITQVKIEPPVFAFFSNFPEEIPEHYKRFLERTLRDKYGYEGTPISFIFRKK
- a CDS encoding four helix bundle protein — its product is MRHRTVRYALGVMDFSESIPNNPRGWVISKQILRSGTSVGAQYREARRAKSNADFISKLEGSLQELDETLYWLELIEESKLVAHQHIDTLKNETGQLIAIFTTIVKKVKKY